The nucleotide sequence TAGGACTGTAGGAGTTAACATCAGCGCCAAATAACACTCAGGTGGCAACACACAGGGCTGTACCAACAGCAACACAAGTAGTACAAGTAGACTCCGGTGTTCGGCTCCAGACTGCTTTATTATTGTGGTAGATGTTCGACACAGCGTCCAGGTCAAACTGTACACAACAGTGACAGTCTGATTCTccggtaacagtctactggtctTTCAGCTCCTTCAGTCTCCTGATGGCCGACTTCACCGTGACTGCAGACGTCGTGCTGGAACAGAGAGCGAACACAGAGGAGAACGGTGGTTTAGCACATACAGTGGAAACATACTGAACTCACAAGACACCAAGGGCCAGGCAGTTTCCCGACACACCAGGTTAAGTCTAGTCCTGAACTAAGAAGCCCTTTCCATGAAGAATCGCCATTAAAGTGCTCCAGTCCTGGACTCGGCTTAACCGGTGTCTAGTAAATCAGTTGCCTATAGCAACTGGTGTTGATTTGACCTCGTCTTTTAggccattgtcctgctgaaaggtgacttgttcctctaggattttgcctgtgcttagtttGTAACCTGAAACTCAATTATAAGGATAGtcgtaacatgatgcagccactactatgcgtgtaaatatggagagtggtactcagtgccACAAACAGAGCATTCTGGGCAAAAACTTGAATTCTTTGCAGTATTATTTTATTGCCCTTTTGCAAACAGAACGAAGGTTTACAACCCTCTGAACAAAGAAAAGTCAAGGTTCACGACACTGACAATATATACCAGAGATGCTACCTGCTAATCCCAGTCTGGAGGGACAAATCACCACTATACCAGAGATGCTACCTGCTAATCCCAGTCTGGAGGGACAAATCACCACTATACCAGAGATGCTACCTGCTAATCCCAGTCTGGAGGGACAAATCACCTCACATGCTCATATTCTAGAATCCACATAAAGAACCAATCAGACTTGTTGTGGAGCAAAACCAGCACGCGGTGACACAGTGCACAACATTTACAGTTTCATTTTGATGGACCGAATTAAATATCTAAAAATGTTTCCAtcactttttttctttttttcctagCTAAAACTTGTTAAAATAGCCTATTACGGCCAACAGCAggcagatacagtgcaggtagactaGTCTACATGAGAttattacagacagattatttgtattttatcaaatggcagtcaagcacgGATCATTTAAACAGAATAAGGAGCGTTAAGTTCATGACCTTCCACCAGCCTGTGAAGttcataatttatttaatctgtagcctaataaactacttGCTTTCCTGTGTCgtagtgagaggaccacacaccatatgaCGGTTATCATATCAATATTTGGCAAACGGCCTTTTCTCGCATAATTCATTTTACCGACAGAAAAAGATACCATGTCACATTTAGAAAATGGTACTGAAACCTCCTGTTTCCATTACAGCTGtcgatttttattttttttattttttacctcacATAAAAACAGTGGACAGAAACGTGGTTACAGATCCCTAGTCTAATCTGAGGGGGAGATTGAagcaggggagagatggagaagacacCCCCCTCACAGTCCAGAAACACAGTTCTACGTCCACAGGCTCACATAGCTACTTACTTGTATGTCCAGGCGCCTCCAGCAACAGTCTTCATGCAGGACCCACAGTGCCAGATACCAACTGCCCTCCTCTTCATCTTAGTCTGATGATGAAACACAAGTAGTGTTAGTAACGTCAGTTCTGTTATTAACCTCCAACAGTCCCCCTCTCAGGCTTCATTATGGCACCCCTCATGTTATTAATGTTCCTATACTTCTGAGTATAACCACGTCCAAAGTTTATCCCAGAACCCAACACCAGTCAAAGGGCCATTTACCTGTTTGATCAAATGTAGGACCCCTTTTGGTATCACAAAAAACTATTTGATTAATATTGAATAAGATTTTGAAGAGTGTCCTATACCtaagagagataaagaaagctcaggaaatgtttttttttaaactttaaaaaaaaaaaaacatatttaagcCCTTATTTTTGGGGCCCAAatctacctccatacttccattaaCTTGtgtgggttaccttcagacgagtcctgggAGCCTAGTGAGGCCGTAGAGCAAAATGGGAGAATAGTGTTGGTGAGAGTCGTCTTTCCATAGTGGTCATATTAGTATGTAAGCCATACCGGTCGGCGCTACAAACATTTAtgtgaaataaaaacatttgggTTGTCTCCGTCTAACAGCGCTCTAGCCGTCACCACAGACGTGGAAGGCCCACAGAGGCAGAAACAACTACACCCCCAGTTTTAAACTGACACGAGTTTGATGGGGattgttttattatgttacttagattgacacaCCGTTCTGCAGAAACAAAACTTTTCTGCTGTCCAGTGCATCAACTGGCTGTAGAGACCTTGCCACAGAAGGAGCAGGTAACTGGCTGTATATGTTAGGTGTGGATACAGGTGTACTCACTGTACCTTGCCACAGAAGGAGCAGGTGTACTGGCTGTATATGTTAGAGGTGTGGAACCTTGCCACAGAAGGAGCAGGTATACTGGCTGTATATGTTAAGAGGTGTGTCAGAAGGAGCAGGTGTACTGGCTGTATATGTTGTGTGGACCGTACCTTGCCACAGAAGGAGCAGGTATACTGGCTGTATATGTTAGAGGTGTGGACCGTACCTTGCCGTACTGGCCTTGCCACAGAAGGAGCAGGTATACTGGCTGTATATGTTAGACTGGCTGTAGACTGTACCTTGCCACAGAAGGAGCAGGTATACTGGCTGTATATGTTAGAGGTGTGGACCGTGGACTGTACCTTGCCACAGAAGGAGCAGGTGTACTGGCTGTATATGTTAAGAGGTGTGGACTGTACCTTGCCACAGAAGGAGCAGGTGTACTGGCTGTAGACTGTACCTTGCCACAGAAGGAGCAGGTGTACTGGCTGTAGACTGTACCTTGCCACAGAAGGAGCAGGTGTACTGGCTGTAGACCGTACCTTGCCACAGAAGGAGCAGGTATACTGGCTGTATATGTTAGAGGTGTGGACCGTACCTTGCCACAGAAGGAGCAGGTGTACTGGCTGTAGACTGTACCTTGCCACAGAAGGAGCAGGTATACTGGCTGTATATGTTAGAGGTGTGGACCGTACCTTGCCACAGAAGGAGCAGGTATACTGGCTGTATATGTTAGAGGTGTGGACCGTACCTTGCCACAGAAGGAGCAGGTGTACTGGCTGTATATGTTAGAGGTGTGGACCGTACCTTGCCACAGAAGGAGCAGGTATACTGGCTGTATATGTTAGAGGTGTGGACCGTACCTTGCCACAGAAGGAGCAGGTGTACTGGCAGAAGGAGCAGGTATACTGGCTGTATATGTTAGAGGTGTGGACCGTACCTTGCCACAGAAGCAGGTGTACTGGCAGGTGGATACTGGCTGTATATGTTAGAGATATAGACTGTACCTGCCACAGAAGGAGCAGGTATACTGGCTGTACAGAAGGAAGCAGGTGTACTGGCTGTATATGTTAGAGATGTGGACTGTACCTTGCCACAGAAGGAGCAGGTGTACTGGCTGTATATGTTAGAGATGTAGTGTGGACTGTACCTTGCCACAGAAGGAGCTGTACCTTGCCACAGAAGGAGCAGGTATACTGGCTGTATATGTTAGAGGTGTGGACCGTACCTTGCCACAGAAGGAGCAGGTGTACTTGGCGTGCTGGCTGATCTCAATCTTCTTCACCATCTTCCTGAGCGACGCGCCGTAACGCGTGCCGTATTTACCCACGATCCCCACCTTCTTGGTGCGCTTGGCCTGAGGAAGAGGGAGACACCAAATTAACACACAATAACCTCGTCCAACCAGCATCCCCCATCTTAGCCTTTATGGTAGGAAATACCACTCCTCccatcacatagacaaacacctCAACAGGGGCACTGCAAACAAACATTTAGCCAacagtgttatatatatatatata is from Oncorhynchus keta strain PuntledgeMale-10-30-2019 unplaced genomic scaffold, Oket_V2 Un_contig_3330_pilon_pilon, whole genome shotgun sequence and encodes:
- the rpl37a gene encoding 60S ribosomal protein L37a isoform X1, whose product is MAKRTKKVGIVGKYGTRYGASLRKMVKKIEISQHAKYTCSFCGKVRSTPLTYTASIPAPSVARYSLQPVHLLLLWQGTVYSQYTCSFCGKTKMKRRAVGIWHCGSCMKTVAGGAWTYNTTSAVTVKSAIRRLKELKDQ
- the rpl37a gene encoding 60S ribosomal protein L37a isoform X2, producing MAKRTKKVGIVGKYGTRYGASLRKMVKKIEISQHAKYTCSFCGKTKMKRRAVGIWHCGSCMKTVAGGAWTYNTTSAVTVKSAIRRLKELKDQ